One region of Nerophis lumbriciformis linkage group LG10, RoL_Nlum_v2.1, whole genome shotgun sequence genomic DNA includes:
- the LOC133612776 gene encoding uncharacterized protein, which yields MNVSRDLLALLLGALMCRTHSRCSPTSYYKNCWIRHFPGILVDTGESERRGARLVRSYREESSLGCSRSCCLTTNVSCNVAIFDYASTRDNCLHLHCPTLESCIVTQRHKVVLYNLTHGMDPDLLVFEKRLTSSVGVLPHHFSRLNASEALPASDKRQFFHPPPPATVKPPPSITVKTPPAETSTTFMASPSVTVTTAPPASLSTERGPTSTSASQAQTSVKERGSTTPSGEDMKSSGLGEEWQSLLVALLSCGTVLLLLLLPCCGCRRRGRGYRGSMRLMKYNVVKESC from the exons ATGAACGTCTCACGGGACCTGCTGGCCCTGCTCCTCGGTGCGTTGATGTGCCGCACACACTCGCGCTGCTCGCCCACTTCTTATTACAAAAACTGCTGGATTCGACATTTCCCGGGCATCCTCGTGGACACGGGCGAGTCTGAGAGGAGAGGAGCGCGTCTTGTTCGCAGCTACCGGGAGGAGAGTTCGCTCGGGTGCAGTCGGAGCTGCTGCCTGACTACAAATG TGTCCTGCAACGTGGCCATCTTTGACTACGCCTCCACCCGAGACAACTGTCTGCACCTTCACTGTCCCACCTTGGAGAGTTGCATCGTCACCCAGCGACACAAGGTGGTCCTCTACAACTTGACTCACG GTATGGATCCTGACTTGTTGGTGTTTGAGAAGCGTCTCACCTCCAGCGTGGGCGTGCTGCCGCATCACTTCAGTCGCCTCAACGCTTCCGAGGCTCTGCCCGCCTCCGACAAGCGGCAATTCTTCCATCCGCCGCCCCCTGCCACCGTCAAACCACCACCGAGCATCACTGTGAAGACACCTCCAGCAGAGACATCAACCACCTTCATGGCTTCGCCCAGCGTTACCGTGACAACAGCGCCGCCCGCGTCCCTTTCCACCGAGCGTGGCCCCACGTCCACGTCCGCCTCGCAGGCCCAGACGTCCGTCAAAGAGCGCGGGAGCACGACTCCAAGCGGCGAGGACATGAAGTCGTCAGGTTTAGGAGAGGAGTGGCAGAGCCTGCTGGTGGCGCTGTTGAGCTGTGGGactgtgctgctgctgctgctgctgccatGTTGCGGCTGCAGGCGAAGGGGGAGGGGCTACCGAGGGTCCATGCGTCTGATGAAGTACAACGTGGTCAAAGAGAGCTGTTGA
- the LOC133612775 gene encoding transcriptional enhancer factor TEF-3-like isoform X3 → MYGRNELIARYIKLRTGKTRTRKQVSSHIQVLARRKAREIQVKLKDQVAKDKALQSMATMSSAQILSPTAFQNKMALQGLSRPAYPTAGGFWHGALPGQPGGHEDIKPFSQQTYAMQASGPTPITGYESTAGLSMSPGAPPWQGRCIASSKLRMLEFSAFLERPQDPETFNKHLFVHIGQSNPSYSDPYLESVDVRQIYDKFPEKKGGLKELFDKGPHNTFFLVKFWADLSINVQEDSSFFYGVSSQYESSDNLVITSSTKVCSFGKQVVEKVETEFARLENGRYVFRIHRSPLCEYMINFIHKLKHLPEKYMMNSVLENFTILQVQQVVTNRDTLETLLCVAYVFEVSTSEHGAQHHIYRLVKD, encoded by the exons GACGCAACGAGCTGATAGCACGCTACATCAAACTCCGCACTGGGAAAACGCGGACCAGGAAGCAG GTGTCCAGTCATATTCAGGTCCTGGCTCGGCGGAAGGCCAGGGAGATCCAGGTGAAGCTGAAG GACCAGGTGGCCAAAGACAAGGCGCTGCAAAGCATGGCCACCATGTCCTCAGCCCAGATCCTCTCACCCACCGCCTTCCAGAACAAGATGGCGCTCCAGGGCCTCTCCAGGCCGGCGTACCCCACAGCCGGTGGG TTTTGGCACGGGGCCcttccaggccagccaggaggcCATGAGGA CATTAAGCCCTTCTCCCAGCAGACTTACGCCATGCAAGCGTCCGGCCCCACCCCCATAACAG GTTACGAAAGCACTGCAGGTCTGTCCATGTCCCCCGGGGCCCCCCCTTGGCAGGGTCGATGTATCGCCAGCTCCAAGCTGCGAATGCTGGAGTTCTCCGCCTTCTTGGAGCGACCCCAAGACCCAGAGACG TTCAACAAGCATCTTTTTGTGCACATCGGCCAGTCCAACCCCAGCTACAGCGACCCCTACCTGGAGTCTGTGGACGTCAGACAGATCTACGACAAGTTCCCCGAGAAGAAAGGAGGCCTGAAGGAGCTCTTTGACAAAGGCCCGCACAACACTTTCTTCCTGGTCAAGTTCTGG GCCGACCTGAGCATCAACGTGCAGGAGGACAGCAGCTTCTTCTACGGAGTGTCCAGTCAGTACGAGAGCTCAGACAACTTGGTCATCACCTCCTCCACAAAGGTGTGCTCCTTCGGCAAGCAGGTGGTGGAGAAAGTGGAG ACGGAGTTCGCCCGCCTGGAGAACGGTCGCTACGTGTTCCGGATCCACCGCTCGCCGCTGTGCGAGTACATGATCAACTTCATCCACAAGCTGAAACACCTGCCTGAGAAGTACATGATGAACAGTGTGCTGGAGAACTTCACCATCCTTCAGGTACAGCAG GTGGTGACCAACAGGGACACCCTGGAGACGCTGCTGTGCGTGGCCTACGTCTTCGAGGTGTCCACCAGCGAGCACGGCGCCCAGCACCACATCTACCGGCTGGTCAAGGACTGA
- the LOC133612775 gene encoding transcriptional enhancer factor TEF-3-like isoform X4 produces the protein MATMSSAQILSPTAFQNKMALQGLSRPAYPTAGGFWHGALPGQPGGHEDIKPFSQQTYAMQASGPTPITGYESTAGLSMSPGAPPWQGRCIASSKLRMLEFSAFLERPQDPETFNKHLFVHIGQSNPSYSDPYLESVDVRQIYDKFPEKKGGLKELFDKGPHNTFFLVKFWADLSINVQEDSSFFYGVSSQYESSDNLVITSSTKVCSFGKQVVEKVETEFARLENGRYVFRIHRSPLCEYMINFIHKLKHLPEKYMMNSVLENFTILQVQQVVTNRDTLETLLCVAYVFEVSTSEHGAQHHIYRLVKD, from the exons ATGGCCACCATGTCCTCAGCCCAGATCCTCTCACCCACCGCCTTCCAGAACAAGATGGCGCTCCAGGGCCTCTCCAGGCCGGCGTACCCCACAGCCGGTGGG TTTTGGCACGGGGCCcttccaggccagccaggaggcCATGAGGA CATTAAGCCCTTCTCCCAGCAGACTTACGCCATGCAAGCGTCCGGCCCCACCCCCATAACAG GTTACGAAAGCACTGCAGGTCTGTCCATGTCCCCCGGGGCCCCCCCTTGGCAGGGTCGATGTATCGCCAGCTCCAAGCTGCGAATGCTGGAGTTCTCCGCCTTCTTGGAGCGACCCCAAGACCCAGAGACG TTCAACAAGCATCTTTTTGTGCACATCGGCCAGTCCAACCCCAGCTACAGCGACCCCTACCTGGAGTCTGTGGACGTCAGACAGATCTACGACAAGTTCCCCGAGAAGAAAGGAGGCCTGAAGGAGCTCTTTGACAAAGGCCCGCACAACACTTTCTTCCTGGTCAAGTTCTGG GCCGACCTGAGCATCAACGTGCAGGAGGACAGCAGCTTCTTCTACGGAGTGTCCAGTCAGTACGAGAGCTCAGACAACTTGGTCATCACCTCCTCCACAAAGGTGTGCTCCTTCGGCAAGCAGGTGGTGGAGAAAGTGGAG ACGGAGTTCGCCCGCCTGGAGAACGGTCGCTACGTGTTCCGGATCCACCGCTCGCCGCTGTGCGAGTACATGATCAACTTCATCCACAAGCTGAAACACCTGCCTGAGAAGTACATGATGAACAGTGTGCTGGAGAACTTCACCATCCTTCAGGTACAGCAG GTGGTGACCAACAGGGACACCCTGGAGACGCTGCTGTGCGTGGCCTACGTCTTCGAGGTGTCCACCAGCGAGCACGGCGCCCAGCACCACATCTACCGGCTGGTCAAGGACTGA
- the LOC133612775 gene encoding transcriptional enhancer factor TEF-3-like isoform X2, with protein MYGRNELIARYIKLRTGKTRTRKQVSSHIQVLARRKAREIQVKLKVRYDQVAKDKALQSMATMSSAQILSPTAFQNKMALQGLSRPAYPTAGGFWHGALPGQPGGHEDIKPFSQQTYAMQASGPTPITGYESTAGLSMSPGAPPWQGRCIASSKLRMLEFSAFLERPQDPETFNKHLFVHIGQSNPSYSDPYLESVDVRQIYDKFPEKKGGLKELFDKGPHNTFFLVKFWADLSINVQEDSSFFYGVSSQYESSDNLVITSSTKVCSFGKQVVEKVETEFARLENGRYVFRIHRSPLCEYMINFIHKLKHLPEKYMMNSVLENFTILQVVTNRDTLETLLCVAYVFEVSTSEHGAQHHIYRLVKD; from the exons GACGCAACGAGCTGATAGCACGCTACATCAAACTCCGCACTGGGAAAACGCGGACCAGGAAGCAG GTGTCCAGTCATATTCAGGTCCTGGCTCGGCGGAAGGCCAGGGAGATCCAGGTGAAGCTGAAGGTACGCTAC GACCAGGTGGCCAAAGACAAGGCGCTGCAAAGCATGGCCACCATGTCCTCAGCCCAGATCCTCTCACCCACCGCCTTCCAGAACAAGATGGCGCTCCAGGGCCTCTCCAGGCCGGCGTACCCCACAGCCGGTGGG TTTTGGCACGGGGCCcttccaggccagccaggaggcCATGAGGA CATTAAGCCCTTCTCCCAGCAGACTTACGCCATGCAAGCGTCCGGCCCCACCCCCATAACAG GTTACGAAAGCACTGCAGGTCTGTCCATGTCCCCCGGGGCCCCCCCTTGGCAGGGTCGATGTATCGCCAGCTCCAAGCTGCGAATGCTGGAGTTCTCCGCCTTCTTGGAGCGACCCCAAGACCCAGAGACG TTCAACAAGCATCTTTTTGTGCACATCGGCCAGTCCAACCCCAGCTACAGCGACCCCTACCTGGAGTCTGTGGACGTCAGACAGATCTACGACAAGTTCCCCGAGAAGAAAGGAGGCCTGAAGGAGCTCTTTGACAAAGGCCCGCACAACACTTTCTTCCTGGTCAAGTTCTGG GCCGACCTGAGCATCAACGTGCAGGAGGACAGCAGCTTCTTCTACGGAGTGTCCAGTCAGTACGAGAGCTCAGACAACTTGGTCATCACCTCCTCCACAAAGGTGTGCTCCTTCGGCAAGCAGGTGGTGGAGAAAGTGGAG ACGGAGTTCGCCCGCCTGGAGAACGGTCGCTACGTGTTCCGGATCCACCGCTCGCCGCTGTGCGAGTACATGATCAACTTCATCCACAAGCTGAAACACCTGCCTGAGAAGTACATGATGAACAGTGTGCTGGAGAACTTCACCATCCTTCAG GTGGTGACCAACAGGGACACCCTGGAGACGCTGCTGTGCGTGGCCTACGTCTTCGAGGTGTCCACCAGCGAGCACGGCGCCCAGCACCACATCTACCGGCTGGTCAAGGACTGA
- the LOC133612775 gene encoding transcriptional enhancer factor TEF-3-like isoform X1: MYGRNELIARYIKLRTGKTRTRKQVSSHIQVLARRKAREIQVKLKVRYDQVAKDKALQSMATMSSAQILSPTAFQNKMALQGLSRPAYPTAGGFWHGALPGQPGGHEDIKPFSQQTYAMQASGPTPITGYESTAGLSMSPGAPPWQGRCIASSKLRMLEFSAFLERPQDPETFNKHLFVHIGQSNPSYSDPYLESVDVRQIYDKFPEKKGGLKELFDKGPHNTFFLVKFWADLSINVQEDSSFFYGVSSQYESSDNLVITSSTKVCSFGKQVVEKVETEFARLENGRYVFRIHRSPLCEYMINFIHKLKHLPEKYMMNSVLENFTILQVQQVVTNRDTLETLLCVAYVFEVSTSEHGAQHHIYRLVKD, encoded by the exons GACGCAACGAGCTGATAGCACGCTACATCAAACTCCGCACTGGGAAAACGCGGACCAGGAAGCAG GTGTCCAGTCATATTCAGGTCCTGGCTCGGCGGAAGGCCAGGGAGATCCAGGTGAAGCTGAAGGTACGCTAC GACCAGGTGGCCAAAGACAAGGCGCTGCAAAGCATGGCCACCATGTCCTCAGCCCAGATCCTCTCACCCACCGCCTTCCAGAACAAGATGGCGCTCCAGGGCCTCTCCAGGCCGGCGTACCCCACAGCCGGTGGG TTTTGGCACGGGGCCcttccaggccagccaggaggcCATGAGGA CATTAAGCCCTTCTCCCAGCAGACTTACGCCATGCAAGCGTCCGGCCCCACCCCCATAACAG GTTACGAAAGCACTGCAGGTCTGTCCATGTCCCCCGGGGCCCCCCCTTGGCAGGGTCGATGTATCGCCAGCTCCAAGCTGCGAATGCTGGAGTTCTCCGCCTTCTTGGAGCGACCCCAAGACCCAGAGACG TTCAACAAGCATCTTTTTGTGCACATCGGCCAGTCCAACCCCAGCTACAGCGACCCCTACCTGGAGTCTGTGGACGTCAGACAGATCTACGACAAGTTCCCCGAGAAGAAAGGAGGCCTGAAGGAGCTCTTTGACAAAGGCCCGCACAACACTTTCTTCCTGGTCAAGTTCTGG GCCGACCTGAGCATCAACGTGCAGGAGGACAGCAGCTTCTTCTACGGAGTGTCCAGTCAGTACGAGAGCTCAGACAACTTGGTCATCACCTCCTCCACAAAGGTGTGCTCCTTCGGCAAGCAGGTGGTGGAGAAAGTGGAG ACGGAGTTCGCCCGCCTGGAGAACGGTCGCTACGTGTTCCGGATCCACCGCTCGCCGCTGTGCGAGTACATGATCAACTTCATCCACAAGCTGAAACACCTGCCTGAGAAGTACATGATGAACAGTGTGCTGGAGAACTTCACCATCCTTCAGGTACAGCAG GTGGTGACCAACAGGGACACCCTGGAGACGCTGCTGTGCGTGGCCTACGTCTTCGAGGTGTCCACCAGCGAGCACGGCGCCCAGCACCACATCTACCGGCTGGTCAAGGACTGA